The nucleotide sequence GCCCCTGGGGTGGACTTAGGGACCTGACTCTACAGTCTCAAAGTTGAGGGGGAGTCGATGGAGGCTTCAACTCCTGGGTCCAGGAAgaaggggctggggcctggactgcTGGATCaggaaggaggggctgggggcctggagtcCTGGGTCCaggaaggaggggctgggggcctggagtcctgggtctgagggaggaggtaCTGGGGCCCGGGaatcctgggtctgagggaggaggagctggaggactAGACTCCTggatctgagggaggaggggctgggtccCAGGaatcctgggtctgagggaggaggggctgcaggaCTAGACCCCTGGGTCTgaaggaggagaggctgggggcctgggctcctgggtctgagggcGGAGGTCCTGGGGCCTGCATTCCTGGGGCGGAGGAGGCGGGCCGGGCCTCAGGGCCCTCACCTTCCCAGCTGATGACCAGCACCTCGCTGCGCTGCGACAGCACGTAGGGCGCGGAGGGCGTGTGATAGTAGCAGCTGTAGGTGCCGGGGGCGCGGGCGCCCAGCAGCGTGAAGTCGGCCCAGGGCTGCGCGGAGTGGCGGTACTGCAGCGGGGCCGCCACGCCCTCGCGGTACAGCACGAAGCTCATGTTCCGCAGGCGGCCCGCGCAGCGCAGGCTCACGTTGGCGCCAGGACCCACCACCGGCCCGGGCAGCGCCACCAGCGACGGCCGCGGCAGCTCCTCTGCAGAGACGGGGTGAGAGTCCGGGGCCGCGTGAGCGTCTTCCGCTCGCTCGC is from Homo sapiens chromosome 19 genomic scaffold, GRCh38.p14 alternate locus group ALT_REF_LOCI_3 HSCHR19LRC_LRC_I_CTG3_1 and encodes:
- the OSCAR gene encoding osteoclast-associated immunoglobulin-like receptor isoform 7 precursor (isoform 7 precursor is encoded by transcript variant 7; The RefSeq protein has 1 substitution compared to this genomic sequence) produces the protein MALVLILQLLTLFPPASYHPKPWLGAQPATVVTPGVNVTLRCRAPQPAWRFGLFKPGEIAPLLFRDVSSELAEFFLEEVTPAQGGSYRCCYRRPDWGPGVWSQPSDVLELLVTEELPRPSLVALPGPVVGPGANVSLRCAGRLRNMSFVLYREGVAAPLQYRHSAQPWADFTLLGARAPGTYSCYYHTPSAPYVLSQRSEVLVISWEGEGPEARPASSAPGMQAPGPPPSDPGAQAPSLSSFRPRGLVLQPLLPQTQDSWDPAPPPSDPGV
- the OSCAR gene encoding osteoclast-associated immunoglobulin-like receptor isoform 6 precursor (isoform 6 precursor is encoded by transcript variant 6; The RefSeq protein has 1 substitution compared to this genomic sequence): MALVLILQLLTLWPLCHTDITPSVPPASYHPKPWLGAQPATVVTPGVNVTLRCRAPQPAWRFGLFKPGEIAPLLFRDVSSELAEFFLEEVTPAQGGSYRCCYRRPDWGPGVWSQPSDVLELLVTEELPRPSLVALPGPVVGPGANVSLRCAGRLRNMSFVLYREGVAAPLQYRHSAQPWADFTLLGARAPGTYSCYYHTPSAPYVLSQRSEVLVISWEGEGPEARPASSAPGMQAPGPPPSDPGAQAPSLSSFRPRGLVLQPLLPQTQDSWDPAPPPSDPGV
- the OSCAR gene encoding osteoclast-associated immunoglobulin-like receptor isoform 1 precursor (isoform 1 precursor is encoded by transcript variant 1; The RefSeq protein has 1 substitution compared to this genomic sequence); amino-acid sequence: MALVLILQLLTLWPLCHTDITPSVAIIVPPASYHPKPWLGAQPATVVTPGVNVTLRCRAPQPAWRFGLFKPGEIAPLLFRDVSSELAEFFLEEVTPAQGGSYRCCYRRPDWGPGVWSQPSDVLELLVTEELPRPSLVALPGPVVGPGANVSLRCAGRLRNMSFVLYREGVAAPLQYRHSAQPWADFTLLGARAPGTYSCYYHTPSAPYVLSQRSEVLVISWEGEGPEARPASSAPGMQAPGPPPSDPGAQAPSLSSFRPRGLVLQPLLPQTQDSWDPAPPPSDPGV